One window of the Triticum dicoccoides isolate Atlit2015 ecotype Zavitan chromosome 3B, WEW_v2.0, whole genome shotgun sequence genome contains the following:
- the LOC119276348 gene encoding dihydroflavonol 4-reductase isoform X2, protein MKGETMDGSKGPVVVTGASGFVGSWLVMKLLQAGYTVRATVRDPANVEKNKPLLELPGAKERLSIWKADLSDEGSFDDAIAGCTGVFHVATPMDFDSKDPENEVIKPTVEGMLSIMRACKEAGTVKRIVFTSSAGSVNIEERQRPAYDQDNWSDIDFCRRVKMTGWMYFVSKSLAEKAAMEYASENGLDFISIIPTLVVGPFLSAGMPPSLVTALALITGNEAHYSILKQVQLVHLDDLCDAMTFLFEHPEANGRYICSSHDATIHGLARMLRDRFPEYSIPHKFAGVDDDLQPIHFSSKKLLDHGFSFRYTAEDMFDAAIRTCREKGLIPLGDAPAPAAAGKLGALAAGKGQAIGAET, encoded by the exons ATGAAGGGAGAGACAATGGACGGGAGCAAAGGGCCGGTGGTGGTGACTGGAGCGTCGGGTTTCGTAGGGTCGTGGCTCGTCATGAAGCTCCTCCAGGCCGGGTACACCGTCCGGGCCACCGTGCGCGACCCGG CCAACGTTGAGAAGAACAAGCCGTTGCTGGAGCTTCCCGGAGCCAAGGAGCGGCTGTCCATCTGGAAGGCCGACCTGAGCGACGAAGGCAGCTTCGACGACGCCATCGCCGGCTGCACCGGCGTCTTCCACGTCGCCACGCCCatggacttcgactccaaagatccCGAG AACGAGGTGATCAAACCCACGGTGGAAGGGATGCTGAGCATCATGAGGGCCTGCAAGGAGGCTGGCACCGTGAAGCGCATCGTCTtcacctcctccgccggcagcgtcAACATCgaggagcggcagcggccagcctaCGACCAGGACAACTGGAGCGACATCGACTTCTGCCGCCGCGTCAAGATGACAGGATGG ATGTACTTCGTGTCCAAGTCCCTCGCAGAGAAGGCCGCCATGGAGTACGCCAGCGAGAacggcctggacttcatcagcatcaTCCCCACGCTCGTAGTCGGCCCGTTCCTCAGCGCCGGCATGCCGCCCAGCCTCGTCACCGCCCTGGCGCTCATCACAGGGAATGAAGCCCACTACTCGATCCTGAAGCAGGTGCAGCTGGTGCACCTGGACGACCTCTGCGACGCCATGACCTTCCTCTTCGAGCACCCGGAGGCCAACGGCCGCTACATCTGCTCCTCCCACGACGCCACCATCCACGGCCTCGCCAGGATGCTCCGGGACAGGTTCCCCGAGTACAGCATCCCGCACAAGTTCGCAGGCGTCGACGACGACCTCCAGCCCATCCACTTCTCCTCCAAGAAGCTCCTCGACCACGGCTTCAGCTTCCGGTACACCGCCGAGGACATGTTTGACGCTGCCATCCGCACCTGCAGGGAGAAGGGCCTCATTCCGCTCGGAGACGCCCCGGCGCCTGCAGCTGCCGGCAAGCTGGGAGCTCTTGCTGCGGGCAAAGGCCAAGCCATTGGTGCCGAGACATAA
- the LOC119276348 gene encoding dihydroflavonol 4-reductase isoform X1 encodes MKGETMDGSKGPVVVTGASGFVGSWLVMKLLQAGYTVRATVRDPGERPLPLSLDVVASLTAFVICFCVFISANVEKNKPLLELPGAKERLSIWKADLSDEGSFDDAIAGCTGVFHVATPMDFDSKDPENEVIKPTVEGMLSIMRACKEAGTVKRIVFTSSAGSVNIEERQRPAYDQDNWSDIDFCRRVKMTGWMYFVSKSLAEKAAMEYASENGLDFISIIPTLVVGPFLSAGMPPSLVTALALITGNEAHYSILKQVQLVHLDDLCDAMTFLFEHPEANGRYICSSHDATIHGLARMLRDRFPEYSIPHKFAGVDDDLQPIHFSSKKLLDHGFSFRYTAEDMFDAAIRTCREKGLIPLGDAPAPAAAGKLGALAAGKGQAIGAET; translated from the exons ATGAAGGGAGAGACAATGGACGGGAGCAAAGGGCCGGTGGTGGTGACTGGAGCGTCGGGTTTCGTAGGGTCGTGGCTCGTCATGAAGCTCCTCCAGGCCGGGTACACCGTCCGGGCCACCGTGCGCGACCCGGGTGAGcgccccctccctctctctctcgacgTGGTAGCTAGCTTGACCGCATTCGTAATTTGTTTTTGTGTTTTTATCTCAGCCAACGTTGAGAAGAACAAGCCGTTGCTGGAGCTTCCCGGAGCCAAGGAGCGGCTGTCCATCTGGAAGGCCGACCTGAGCGACGAAGGCAGCTTCGACGACGCCATCGCCGGCTGCACCGGCGTCTTCCACGTCGCCACGCCCatggacttcgactccaaagatccCGAG AACGAGGTGATCAAACCCACGGTGGAAGGGATGCTGAGCATCATGAGGGCCTGCAAGGAGGCTGGCACCGTGAAGCGCATCGTCTtcacctcctccgccggcagcgtcAACATCgaggagcggcagcggccagcctaCGACCAGGACAACTGGAGCGACATCGACTTCTGCCGCCGCGTCAAGATGACAGGATGG ATGTACTTCGTGTCCAAGTCCCTCGCAGAGAAGGCCGCCATGGAGTACGCCAGCGAGAacggcctggacttcatcagcatcaTCCCCACGCTCGTAGTCGGCCCGTTCCTCAGCGCCGGCATGCCGCCCAGCCTCGTCACCGCCCTGGCGCTCATCACAGGGAATGAAGCCCACTACTCGATCCTGAAGCAGGTGCAGCTGGTGCACCTGGACGACCTCTGCGACGCCATGACCTTCCTCTTCGAGCACCCGGAGGCCAACGGCCGCTACATCTGCTCCTCCCACGACGCCACCATCCACGGCCTCGCCAGGATGCTCCGGGACAGGTTCCCCGAGTACAGCATCCCGCACAAGTTCGCAGGCGTCGACGACGACCTCCAGCCCATCCACTTCTCCTCCAAGAAGCTCCTCGACCACGGCTTCAGCTTCCGGTACACCGCCGAGGACATGTTTGACGCTGCCATCCGCACCTGCAGGGAGAAGGGCCTCATTCCGCTCGGAGACGCCCCGGCGCCTGCAGCTGCCGGCAAGCTGGGAGCTCTTGCTGCGGGCAAAGGCCAAGCCATTGGTGCCGAGACATAA